The Pelodiscus sinensis isolate JC-2024 chromosome 27, ASM4963464v1, whole genome shotgun sequence DNA segment agaccaatgcaagccaggactgagccgggcttgctCCGGCCCAGCTCATGCCGGGcacagcagcccttgtctgcaggaGGTCCCAGctcacaggaaggagggggggcaggtggcaccatgaAAACGGTGCTGGGAgaaactgacttttaagctggctcccaccagcaccagttcctcttccccccttgctgcttctgatacagaggcagcaaaaaggGGGGAGCAAGTAGTTGGCTCAACTACCTGGTAACTACTCACTCACATTCCTAGTCTGGGacagagattgggtgcagaaaggagctcaggATAGAGGATTggagtacaggagagggtgtaaggtctgagagggagtttggtgaAGGAGGTTGTAacttggggcagggattggggtgcaggatctagaATGGAGTATgggtgctagggatgtaaaatcccatttaactggttatcTGCTGTGCTGGAgtggccctcctcctccccccactgcagacaggggctgctccagccatcaGAGCAGACCCTGCATGCGGGGGGCACCCAGGCTCTCCACAGACAGTGGCTGCTCTGCTGGAACAACTTCAGATACCAGTGCAGCccctgggtgatgcttaccagttaacctttcacatccctaataggtGCGGGGGAGgatttggcctgggggtggggtgtaggaggaagGTCTGAGGAGTTGTGACTTGggtgggaggaggtgcagaggggtTTGGTGGTGACCTGGAGAAGGGAGTTGGCATATGGGACGGAATCAGGTATCAGAGGCAAGCTTTGGAAAGAATGCACTTACCTAGGCTGCTCCcacccagcagcccagtgggaccctcaggcaggcttcctgcctgctgtaGCTCCAGGaaactcaaagcagctggctgctctatgtgcctctctgcaccacttgacaagaaggagggagaggctTTGTGCACTATCaccactcccagcacaatctctcaacTTCTATTGGCTGGTTTCCCAGCTCGTGGTGCACAGAGGCACACGGACCAGCCAACTGCTttaagcagcctggggcagctccctgcctgaggGTCCAGGGAAGGTGGGGGCAATGGGCTGGATTCAAAGATGTGAACCACAATAGCAAAAGGTGTGAAGCCCATCAACCCTAATTCACTTCACTGCAGTGTTAACCTCCCAACAGCACTTGCGCATGCCCCTGAGCACATCAGAGCTGGCACGTCTATGCTAATGCTACCGCTACCCACACAGGTGAGTTCTGACTAGCTCAGCCTGTGAGTGAAAGCTAGGATGAACATATTCTGCCACTCACTAAGCTGTCTGTCCTGGGGCTGAGAGCAGCACAGTGACAGCACTTGTGCATGCCCCTGAGCACCATAACTGTCAATCCAAAACGTAGACCAGATCTTGCAGGTTTGTCACAGAACTTCCCTTTCAGGAGTCAGGCCTGACTCAATTCCCTGCTCGGgtaggggaagaggagggtttgAATAGGGGGTCTACCTCAGCAGCTTATCCAAAACTCTGGACCATTGGTATTCTGCTGGGCAGTCTCCTTCAACCTCTGAAgctactggctgtgtctacattggcaagatttagtggaaaagcggacgcttttgcacaaaatcttgccgcctgtctacactggccccgagtatttgcgcaagaacactgacgttctactgtatgaaatcagtgcttcttgcgcaaatactctgacgcgcccactcagggataagtcctcttgcacaagtgttcttacACAAGAGGCCATTGTatacaggtaacatcaatttcttgtgcaagaaagcctgatgggtaaaatggccatcggagctttcttgcacaagagagcgtctacgctggcacggatgcttttgtgcaaaagcaaatcttttgcgcaaaggcacatgccagtatagagacactcttactcaaatactctaatacAAAAACTCTTacgtttagagtatttgcgctaaatcttggcagtctagacgtagccactctgtTTTGGATACTAAAATGTGACTGGAGAACAGGGACTGGACTTTGGCTTTTTCCTGAGCTAGAGTCACTCTCGCTCTCACCCAAAAACAACTTTCATTAGTTAGCAACAGTGGCCAGTCCcaagagaagagactgagggagccTATTATGTTTTTGTGATATGGGGTCATGGCATAAGCCAGAAGTGCAGAACCTTTTTCGGTGCGTGGGGATCACTGACCCCAAGTAAAATCAATTGGGATCCACacacaaatgaaaaagaaaaagacaaaactCGGTGGCCTGGGCCCCAGTTGAGAAGTAGAATAAAAATGACACTCCCCTCAAGCGCCAGCCCTGGGGAGTGTGGGAGTAACTAAGACTCAGGGTTTACCCAGATTAATTCTTGTGGGAACCAAGGCCAAAAATGAGGTTCAGTGTAGGGATATTAGGTAgaatgtaattgaatagtcatgcaaCCACATCAaatgttagcagttacacaactattcgatagtccccagggtggggccagcaacCAATGCACTCCTGGCACCACTCCCAGgtagctccctgccaccccagaCTGTTACCTCTTGATtaggggcagcagtgtgggttggcaggtgggagccaatctGCAaaggaagccaatttaaaaaccaccTTCTCAGGCAGACTGCCTCTcacccctgatacagaggcagccatgCAGGGTGGCATTAGCCCGTCTGTGGGGTGCTCCAACCCCACCATCAGATGGAGGCTGCTGCTGCAACAGCTTCTGTCCACGGCAGGGCATGTGGCTCACAGTGAACAGAGattgctctgtgggatgccagagcagccttgtCCACAGGAAGCTCAGACCccttgcagacagaggctgcttccagGCAACTTTCCCTCCCTGCCTTTGTGGAGAGGGGCagtgccaggcagctccatggagccagTATGAGGCAATTTTTAATacagctgcagctcctgcctgcctctgtaggaggcagcaagcagggtggtggggagagCAGGCAAGTCCATGGAACCGGCACACAGAGACAGCAAGTTTGAAAGCTGGCTCCTGGTGCCCATTtgatcctgcctgcccccttcaccctctgcactgctgcctatcagaggtagcagcatgggggagggaggggaagtgagaAAGGCAGATCCAGTGCCCATGGACTACctatgggcaccagctcccacctctcccccttgctgcctcggaTATAAGCAGCATGGAACTGAAATGTGTGTAGTTAACAGGATTGATAAAACCAggattatcagttaatcatgtggTCATCTACATAGTCACACCCctagttcagtgtgtgggagctgcctaggagcaggctgcagggagcaggagcaggctggggtgtagggcctgggaggaagcaggagaatggggggggggggggggggagttgtaggCACATCAGCTtgcacagctggggaggggaagctgcccaGGCGTCTCCCCAACCCCCTCGCCAAGCCGCCCCGGGCTCAGATCAGAATCGCCTGGCTACTCACGGGCCGGGGGCTCGGGCCAGCGCGGACCCGCCCCGCGGCCTCGTCTATCTGATCGACTCATCACGTCTGAGCGCCGGCGGCGGCCTGCGAGCTCCGCTCCCCGCACAGCGCCCGCGGGCTTCGCGGGAGGCTCCTCTCATCTCGGCCCGGgcgccgcccggcccggcccgatCGAATAAGATCAACGTGTAGGCGAGATGGCAGCAGGGCCGCACACGCCCCCCCTTGCACGCCCCCCCCTCACGCGCACACACGCGCCCCCTTGCACGCCCCCCCTCACGCGCCCCCCACGCGCACACCCCGCACTCGCTCCTCATCCGCTCCCCTGCTGGGCGCGACGCAGCGCGTCACTCCCTTTTATACACCCTGAGCCGCACTGCATCATGGGAACGCCAACTTCCGCCATAGAGCTCTCGCGGAACGTAccgcgccggcctcgggcgcccTCCTGCGTGTGGAGGATTCCCCGCAACTCTCCTCTCGGGAGCGCAGCTTCTCGCCGCTAGGCCCTCTGATCTGGAATCGGGCTCGGCATCGCCAGCAAACAGCCTCATGTAACCACGGGTCTGAACAGGAATCATCTGGAGAAAAGTTTATTTTTGCCCGAGGGGAGATTTTCACACCCTAGGAGGCTTGTAAACATTCCTTTGGCTCCCCCCACTGCAGAGCGGGCAGCACTCAGCACCTGTCAGGATGGGCAAAGTCCACAGCAGCTGGGACAGCGCACTTGTGTGAAAGTCTCTTGTGTTAGAGGCACTGCCAGAAAACGTGAGCTACACAAACACAAACGTGAGCTAGATCAACTCCCAGTATATGCAGGCAGGCCAGTGAAAGTCCCTCTCCCCCAGGGAGTGGATTTTTCACCCACCATATATTTCTGTGATTTACAGTCTAACCTGATAAACGTTATCTGACCTGTTAGTTTCCTTGGCTCATAACTTCCAGAGCttgtgtgatttttgtttttgtctggGCAGAGTAGATAACACCATATGCAGGCACACACATCTCCAGACTAGCACAATCCAGTGACATCAATTATTCTCATCTGTGCAGGCCGGAACAAACTGCTGTAACGTGCTAACTCACTGCCATGCTTGTAGCAGGGTCTGGAAACATGCTAATTTTGATAACATAGAAGGGACATAatttagggtaggtctacacagcactcttattttgaaataagctgtttttgatttttttttctgaaatagcttatttcaaaataacacatctacactacagggaagcctcaaaattagtctcaggcaggcttccctaatatagggGTGTACTACCTCAAATTAgcatcccaggaggcactggggagtaattattttgaatgggcctggggaggagctatttgaaaatagcagcagtggagtgtccacactactgctattccaaaatagctatttctgaataagcattattccttgtggaataatATTTAcagatttgaaataatttcaaaataactacagttattttgaaataactgtggtGTGTAGATGCACCTAATGTTGGTTGGTGGGTTAAGTATGTgagagattttaaggccagaagggaccagcaCGCTATGAAGTTAAGCTTTAAAACAGGGGATGGTGAACCTTTTATGAACTGGACGCCACTGGAAGACATGTGCAAAACGCCTCACTGGCAGGCATTCCAACTGAaaagcaggaggggggagggggaaagatacCTCACTCACGCAACTTGGGGCACCAGGATTCCCTTGATGCTTCAGCCCCACTAGGAgacggggtggaggggagggtgggagagtgaCAAAAAACTCAGGGCTTTCCCTTGAGCATTGTCTAGACCACCCTCATGGATTTCTAGCTAATCTGCTCTTAagtatttccagagatggagatcccacaacctccctaggcaatttattccagtttttaaccacacttacggttaggaagtttttctaatgtccccccttgctgcagtttaagttaagcttcttgtcctatccctcAGAGGCcatgaagaacaatttttctccctcctccttgtgacacccttttagatacttgaaaacctctatcatgttccctctcagtgttctcctttctaaacaagcccaattgtttcagtcttccctcatagatcatgttctctagaactttaataattcttgttgctcttctctagacctactccaaatctttcttgaaatgtgctcagaactggacacaatactccaattgaggcctaaacagcgcagaatagagcagaagaatgacttcgcatgtcttgctcacaacattcttgttaatacatcccagaatcatgtttgctttttttgtaacagtgtcctACTGTCAAATCCATACTACACCACTTTATaggaggagtgagaaaaaatACATTATGGATTACGAGGTGTCCAGATATTTAGGTCGgcaataggaatgttaaatattggttaaatgAACAATCAAGTAATCTCTTTAAATtgtattggttagttgactattctatagtccccagtgtggggtgccaggtgggagctggtttgcaaggggagccagtttgtgctcctgcttctgagaaagaggcagcagtgcagggtggcagcagtctctgtctAGGAGAGATCTGAGATcccggacctggtgcaagccaggactgagccaggctgcctgcccgccggtttcctaatacactttaaatgcagacccacagcagggataggtcccagacctggcgcaagccaggactgaaccaggctgctgatcagcctgctaaaaattgtactggaagggagaggaaaatgcatatagtctatagcattaacctgtaagcttttgcttatcggttaatcaactatactattacatccctagtcttcaGGCACTAAAAGAATGATAGTGAACAACGTTACACCATCTTTAGCTTTCACCCAGTCCCTCAGAACAGTAACTTCAATGACTGATACCCTCCCCTAGCACTTGTTGGTACTGGGCACGGATTCAGATGAGTCCCTGTATACAAAGGACTGTTTCAACTGGGCTTTCCTCATGGCTATTGTGGGAAAAAGGGTTATAAAGTTCCATTTACACAAGCTTTCATAAGAGCTACATTGATTCCTCATCATCACACATCTGAGAATGTTTAATAGGGAAGTGTTGTACCGTTGACTGAGTGTTAATTAATCGAACAACTGCTTTTTAAGGGTGTGTGTCGCTAGGCTTAAGACAAAGTGATACAACTAAAAATGCCAATTGCTTTCCTACTAGTTCTAAAACTCCACTGCTCTGGAAATTAGAAGCTAAATAGACAGACAACCATTTGCAACACCAAATCCCTGAGCTGCCCTCCCAGATCTTGTTAGCACATGGTTAACTAAACCCATTCATATTTCTGCCAACCCTAGTGAAACAGGCACACAAATCAGGTAGCACATAAAAAAGCTCCTTATTTTACTGAGACCTAATCCAAAGCCTAtgcaagtcaatggaaagattcccattgactccaatggatgCTGACCCTTAAAGGCAGAGTGAGGCTGGGAAGCCTTTGCTAAATGAAAATGGACAAAGTCAGTAGGGAAAAGACATTTTATTGGCAAGTTTTTAATTCAGAATTTTATAAACAATGGAGAATTTAAAAAACTAAGCTAAAAAGAAAAGTAGTTGAGTGATCCCTTCACTGGAACCACTGTAGGGTGATTGATTCCTACATTTCAGTCGGGGTGTGTAGAAGCTAGAGAGAAAAGctcaagaaaggttaaaaaacaaactgagaagaCAAGCTCATCAGAGATGGAAATAAAATACAGAATAAAATCAGTGAATGAGGCCTTTGGTTTTAACACTTTCCAGAAACACAAGCTGTGATGTTAAAATGTGACAGTTTactacagccgctccccaagttacgaccacctccacttacgaccatccacacttacaaccaaagcAGTTGTAAATGCAGATCTGAGTTACAAACGgcgatccacacttacgaacagcacagtcgccatgtaactctacagcatccgagttacgaacactttgagttatagaccaagtgttggtccataacttgttcgtaactcggaaaGCGGCTGTATTAAATTATAGTTACACAGTAGTCCCACCCCCTCCTTCCAAACATCAAGGCTTGTGCCAGCTTCTAAACTACTTTCATCTGTGACATCATTCAAGGACAAGGTTGATTTGTACAGTACATCAGGGACCCAGATGAGCAAGCACTTTCCTAATCACCTCTATCTTGTGCTACATTTACACTATTGTAACACACTGCTATCTGTGAACAGTGATTTGCTGTCCCCTGCAATCCAGATCTACTTTCTACTTTAAAACTTACTTGTATGAATATAAAAGGTAGTATTCAGGATCATTTTAGATGGGTTTCATTTTTTTACCTATTGAGAAGTTTCAGCTGAAGTCTGTGCTTTTAGGAAATCATCTCTCTAGTCTTAGACCCCCAATACACATTGCCTTAACAACTATCATTAGAGTCAACTccagctcccccttccctgctatTCTTTGCACTTACTGGGACAAAGAAATTCTCTCTAAAATAACTTAAATGCAGTCCATTCCTATTTTCTGCCAAACTGAAAATGTTATCTATTTTTGTTAGGCCTAAATAATTAACCATGAAATAAAACAGATTTCTTTTAAGCAGAAGAAAGGGAAAGAGGGTTTGATCTGTATACATCCATACATTATGTGATCTTTGCTAATTACTTCATAAAGGGCTAGGAAAATAAACATCATCTCATTCTGCTAAAAGTAGAGAAAACTTGGAGCCACTGTGAAAAGCAGATGTCCCTCTCTTGGTTTGGAAAATACTTGGTAATTGGGGCATTTCCTCTCGGCATTGCCAAACTGTGCTCTGCCCATTCCTTTTAAGAGATTAAATATTGACCTGTCTCTTTGCCTCAAGTATGTCCTCCTTTTCAGCAGGTTCTCTCAAGCAGGTTTGTGTGTCTGAAGCCTTGGGACTCATTTTAGGAGCAGAACATAAAAAGCCATCACAATGCAGGATATAGCAACTGCTGCATGAAGTCTGGTGCCAATTACTGCAGctgaaagaaaaggaagacaCTAAGCACCTGCAGCACACATTCTCAGGAGGACAGTCACTCAGGAGCACATcgcctctaagggtacgtctaaactacatggctccgtcgacggagccatgtagatttattttcttggcaaagggaaatgaaaccacgatttaaataattgcagcttcatttaaatttacatggctgccccgctgagcccacaaacagctgatcgtcagcTCAGCACGCAAGTCTGGACGTTCctctgctgacatgaaagccctttatcgacatcccctgtaaacctcatcctacaaggcataacggggaggttgataaagtgctttcatgtcggcaggggagcatccagattagcgcgctgagccgacaaacaggtgatcagctgtttgtcagctcagcacggcagccatgtaatttaaatgaagctgtgattatttaaatcgcgtcttcatttccctttgccgttcagcctaatctacatggctccatcgacagaggcatgtagtctagacacatcctaaggctacgtctagactgcaagcctctttcgaaagaggctttttcgaaagatactttcgaaaaagcctcttttgaaaaagagcatctagactgcaagcagtactttcgaaaaagcaagccgctttttcgaaagaaagcagtgagtgagtctggatgttctctttcgaaaaagccctattggcattcaagaacgccttctttcgaaagagccctctagaaaaaaggcgttcttcctcgtgcaatgaggtttatcgccgtcaaaagaaaagccgcgttcttccgatttaattttgaaagaacgcggctgcagtctagacgcagggtgaagttttttcgaaaccccccccccctgagtctggacacagtgaCACTCCTGATGGCTTAGTGAGGAAACAGGCAAGTGGCCTCAGAAAGAAAAGGTCGATGAGTCAGGAGCCGCCGCaggtccccacccctgccccgtcCCAGGGCCCTCGCCTGGCTCCCCCTGGGAAAGGAGCCCCCGGGGCCCGCCTGGGCCTCACCTTTGTAGAACACGCCCCAGACGCCGCGCTTCTCCGACAGCAGCCAGGCCTTGAGCCGCGGCACCTTCCGCAGGTAGGCGCAGGTGCAGACGAAGAGCAGGCCGAGCACCAGCACCCCGTCCAGCGAGTAGGCTGCGGGGCGAGCAGAGCGGCGCGTCACCGgctgccggccccccccccgccccctcccctcagaaccCGGGGCCGCGcccgctccgccccctcccctcagaaccCGGGGCCGCGcccgctccgccccctcccctcagaaccCGGGGCCGCGCAACCCCCCCCCTCAGGACCCGGGgccgcgcccgccccgccccctcagaaCCCGGGGCCGCGcccgctccgccccctcccctcagaaccCGGGGCCGCGcccgctccgccccctcccctcagaaccCGGGGCcgcgcccgccccctcccctcccctcaggacCCGGGGCCGCACCCCCCTCAGAACCCGGGGCCGCGCCCGCCCCTCACCGTTGGTCATGGCGGCGCCGcgaggcggtgggggaggggtgaccaCTTCGGAGTCCCGGCCGGCTCCGGCTCCGCATCTCACACCGGGAAGCCCCGGTCCTCTCTGCGCATGCGCTGCGAGCAGCCCGCTCGCGGCCAACGCGACAGCCGGAAAGGCCAGACCGAGCCGACCGAGCTCAGACAGCCCGAACCAGGCGCAATCAGTGGAAGACCGAGCCGCCCGGCGACGCCAATCAAATGGCTTCGGGTAGAGGGTGGGCGAAAGGGCCTCCAAGCGGGTTGGAACGGCCCGCGAAGGCCAggggagcgcgtgaagtctcctcccaccctgccccctgttggcagtagggttgccagatactttcacagaAAATACCGAACGTGGGGGGGAGGAAATTGGTTGAGaccaaaaaaaacacaaaaaacaaaaaacaaaaaaaccagccacaccaaaaaaaaaagtcgctggccaataccggacacctggcaaccctacttggcagggggcaggggagcggtgGTTAGAAATGCCGCGTGCCCCCAGCCAGGCATAAGGATACGTCACACTCCCCCAACCC contains these protein-coding regions:
- the TMEM167B gene encoding protein kish-B, producing MTNAYSLDGVLVLGLLFVCTCAYLRKVPRLKAWLLSEKRGVWGVFYKAAVIGTRLHAAVAISCIVMAFYVLLLK